The following are encoded together in the Anoplopoma fimbria isolate UVic2021 breed Golden Eagle Sablefish chromosome 13, Afim_UVic_2022, whole genome shotgun sequence genome:
- the lrrc2 gene encoding leucine-rich repeat-containing protein 2 isoform X2, with product MGLGRRVEVPVSDLSLVRDLWEVRVKKHRQKEQNEKERIEQSALPKIDQQWQYRIYCKTLKTKELTLLHRYLERSTLTSAQLSTEAEQQDQKDPEQSRLIFQLDGDQWTDFPRELQWMTYLKEWHVSRTKISRLPEYLDLFTQLTVLEIPKNTIAELPPEIGKLTALRKLNVSYNRLSRVPPELGDCENLKRLELTGNHHLSDLPFELSSLKQLVHLDVAENSFASIPICALRMSGLQLLDLSNNRLTDLPQDMDRLEQLVTLFLHKNNLSYLPHCLCKISTLKMIVVNGDALTCCPTKLCRNPDIKFIRLCDKRSSAEKKKKKKKKEEEEKKKEKDKRRRWRGQREEEEEEEEEVRKDGREKEFIEAYISSLKDRDTVPESTTKLSISCLL from the exons atGGGTCTTGGTAGGAGGGTGGAGGTCCCGGTCAGTGACTTGTCTCTGGTCAGAGATCTGTGGGAGGTGCGAGTGAAGAAACACCGACAGAAGGAGCAGAATGAGAAGGAGAGGATCGAGCAGAGCGCCCTCCCAAA gATAGACCAGCAGTGGCAGTATCGTATCTACTGTAAGACCCTGAAGACCAAAGAACTGACCCTGCTGCATCGATACCTGGAGAGATCTACACTGACCAGTGCTCAGCTCAGCACAG AAGCGGAGCAGCAGGATCAGAAGGATCCGGAGCAGAGCAGACTGATCTTCCAGCTGGATGGAGATCAGTGGACG GACTTCCCCAGAGAGCTGCAGTGGATGACCTACCTGAAGGAGTGGCACGTCAGCAGGACAAAGATCAGCCGTCTGCCGGAGTACCTGGATCTGTTCACCCAGCTCACCGTGCTGGAGatccccaagaacaccatcgcAGAGCTGCCACCGGAGATCG GTAAACTGACGGCTTTGAGGAAATTGAACGTCAGCTACAACCGTTTGTCCAGAGTTCCTCCAGAACTCGGAGACTGTGAGAACCTGAAGAGACTGGAACTCACGGGGAACCACCACCTGTCGGATCTGCCGTTTGAG CTGAGCAGCCTGAAGCAGCTGGTTCACCTGGACGTCGCAGAAAACAGCTTCGCATCGATCCCCATCTGTGCTCTGAGGATGAGCGGCCTGCAGCTGCTGGACCTGAGCAACAACCGTCTGACCGACCTGCCGCAGGACATGGACAG gttggAGCAGCTGGTCACTCTGTTCCTCCATAAGAACAATCTGTCCTACCTGCCTCACTGTCTCTGCAAAATCTCAACGCTCAAGATGATCGTCGTCAACGGAGACGCCCTCACATGCTGCCCGACAAAACTGTGCAGGAACCCAGACATCAA GTTTATTCGACTGTGTGACAAACGATCGagtgcagagaagaagaagaagaagaagaagaaggaggaagaggagaagaagaaagagaaggacaagaggaggaggtggagagggcagagagaggaggaggaggaggaggaggaggaggtgaggaaggatGGCAGAGAGAAGGAGTTCATTGAGGCCTACATCAGTTCTCTGAAGGACAGAG ACACCGTCCCCGAATCCACCACCAAGTTGTCCATCTCCTGCctgctgtga
- the mfsd14bb gene encoding hippocampus abundant transcript 1 protein, with translation MTRDRPSAEASDVMSVRSPHGRGKARVAHAVVVIFLEFFAWGLLTTPMLTVLHETFPQHTFLMNGLVHGVKGFLSFLSAPLIGALSDIWGRKSFLLMTVFFTCAPIPFMRISPWWYFALISVSGIFAVTFSVIFAYVADITEEHERSTAYGLVSATFAASLVTSPAIGAYLSAQYGDSLVVLIATVISVVDIAFVFFVVPESLPDKMRLTSWGFPISWEQADPFASLRRVGKDSTVLLICVTVFLSYLPEAGQYSSFFLYLRQVIEFSPATIAAFIAMVGILSIVAQTLFLSVLMRTIGNKNTVLLGLGFQLFQLAWYGFGSEPWMMWAAGTVAAMSSITFPAVSALVSHCASADQQGVAQGMITGIRGLCNGLGPALYGFIFFLFNVELNDMQPVAGRQSPEKSMIPGPPFLFGACAVLFALLVAIFIPDHRLTDVKTCKSSSSSAAHAQSAGPLVTPASDAEDIEPLLQDSSL, from the exons cacGGCCGCGGAAAAGCCCGAGTGGCTCACGCGGTGGTGGTGATCTTCCTGGAGTTCTTCGCCTGGGGGCTACTGACCACGCCCATGCTAACC GTCCTCCATGAGACGTTTCCTCAGCACACCTTCCTGATGAACGGCCTGGTTCACGGTGTGAAG GGCTTCCTGTCGTTTCTGTCGGCTCCTCTGATTGGTGCCCTGTCGGACATCTGGGGCAGGAAGTCCTTCCTCCTCATGACGGTCTTCTTCACCTGCGCCCCCATCCCCTTCATGAGGATCAGCCCCTG GTGGTACTTCGCTCTGATCTCAGTCTCAGGGATCTTCGCCGTGACCTTCTCGGTGATCTTCGCCTACGTGGCCGACATCACGGAGGAGCATGAGAGGAGCACCGCCTACGGACTG gTCTCGGCGACCTTCGCTGCCAGCCTGGTGACGAGTCCGGCCATCGGGGCCTACCTGTCGGCTCAGTACGGAGACAGCCTGGTGGTCCTGATCGCCACGGTGATCAGCGTGGTGGACATCGCCTTCGTGTTCTTCGTGGTCCCCGAGTCGCTGCCGGACAAGATGAGGCTGACGTCCTGGGGCTTCCCCATCTCCTGGGAGCAGGCCGACCCGTTCGCC TCTCTGCGTCGTGTGGGTAAAGACAGCACAGTGCTGCTGATCTGTGTCACTGTGTTCCTGTCCTACCTGCCTGAGGCCGGACAGTACTCCAGCTTCTTCCTCTACCTGAGACAG GTGATAGAGTTTTCTCCTGCAACCATCGCTGCCTTCATCGCCATGGTGGGAATCCTCTCCATCGTCGCTCAG actcTGTTCCTCAGTGTTCTGATGAGGACCATTGGTAATAAGAACACAGTTCTTCTGGGTCTGGGCTTCCAGCTCTTCCAGCTGGCCTGGTACGGCTTCGGCTCAGAGCCCTG GATGATGTGGGCAGCAGGAACAGTAGCAGCCATGTCCTCCATCACTTTCCCAGCAGTCTCTGCTCTGGTGTCACACTGTGCATCAGCGGACCAGcaag gtgtggcCCAGGGGATGATCACAGGTATCCGAGGTCTCTGTAACGGTTTGGGTCCGGCTCTCTACggcttcatcttcttcctcttcaacGTGGAGCTGAACGACATGCAGCCGGTGGCAGGACGACAGAGCCccgag aagtCGATGATCCCCGGTCCTCCCTTCCTGTTCGGAGCGTGTGCCGTCTTATTCGCTCTCCTCGTCGCCATCTTCATCCCTGATCACCGATTGACCGACGTCAAGACATGCAAGTCCAGCAGCTCTTCTGCCGCACACGCTCAGAGCGCGGGCCCTCTGGTCACGCCCGCCAGCGACGCGGAGGACATCGAGCCACTCCTACAGGACAGCAGCTTGTGA
- the lrrc2 gene encoding leucine-rich repeat-containing protein 2 isoform X1 — translation MGLGRRVEVPVSDLSLVRDLWEVRVKKHRQKEQNEKERIEQSALPKIDQQWQYRIYCKTLKTKELTLLHRYLERSTLTSAQLSTEEAEQQDQKDPEQSRLIFQLDGDQWTDFPRELQWMTYLKEWHVSRTKISRLPEYLDLFTQLTVLEIPKNTIAELPPEIGKLTALRKLNVSYNRLSRVPPELGDCENLKRLELTGNHHLSDLPFELSSLKQLVHLDVAENSFASIPICALRMSGLQLLDLSNNRLTDLPQDMDRLEQLVTLFLHKNNLSYLPHCLCKISTLKMIVVNGDALTCCPTKLCRNPDIKFIRLCDKRSSAEKKKKKKKKEEEEKKKEKDKRRRWRGQREEEEEEEEEVRKDGREKEFIEAYISSLKDRDTVPESTTKLSISCLL, via the exons atGGGTCTTGGTAGGAGGGTGGAGGTCCCGGTCAGTGACTTGTCTCTGGTCAGAGATCTGTGGGAGGTGCGAGTGAAGAAACACCGACAGAAGGAGCAGAATGAGAAGGAGAGGATCGAGCAGAGCGCCCTCCCAAA gATAGACCAGCAGTGGCAGTATCGTATCTACTGTAAGACCCTGAAGACCAAAGAACTGACCCTGCTGCATCGATACCTGGAGAGATCTACACTGACCAGTGCTCAGCTCAGCACAG AAGAAGCGGAGCAGCAGGATCAGAAGGATCCGGAGCAGAGCAGACTGATCTTCCAGCTGGATGGAGATCAGTGGACG GACTTCCCCAGAGAGCTGCAGTGGATGACCTACCTGAAGGAGTGGCACGTCAGCAGGACAAAGATCAGCCGTCTGCCGGAGTACCTGGATCTGTTCACCCAGCTCACCGTGCTGGAGatccccaagaacaccatcgcAGAGCTGCCACCGGAGATCG GTAAACTGACGGCTTTGAGGAAATTGAACGTCAGCTACAACCGTTTGTCCAGAGTTCCTCCAGAACTCGGAGACTGTGAGAACCTGAAGAGACTGGAACTCACGGGGAACCACCACCTGTCGGATCTGCCGTTTGAG CTGAGCAGCCTGAAGCAGCTGGTTCACCTGGACGTCGCAGAAAACAGCTTCGCATCGATCCCCATCTGTGCTCTGAGGATGAGCGGCCTGCAGCTGCTGGACCTGAGCAACAACCGTCTGACCGACCTGCCGCAGGACATGGACAG gttggAGCAGCTGGTCACTCTGTTCCTCCATAAGAACAATCTGTCCTACCTGCCTCACTGTCTCTGCAAAATCTCAACGCTCAAGATGATCGTCGTCAACGGAGACGCCCTCACATGCTGCCCGACAAAACTGTGCAGGAACCCAGACATCAA GTTTATTCGACTGTGTGACAAACGATCGagtgcagagaagaagaagaagaagaagaagaaggaggaagaggagaagaagaaagagaaggacaagaggaggaggtggagagggcagagagaggaggaggaggaggaggaggaggaggtgaggaaggatGGCAGAGAGAAGGAGTTCATTGAGGCCTACATCAGTTCTCTGAAGGACAGAG ACACCGTCCCCGAATCCACCACCAAGTTGTCCATCTCCTGCctgctgtga